The genome window TTCTGGGTGGCGATCACGAAAAAGGGGTCCGGCAGCGCCCGGGTCACGCCGCCCTCGCTGACCTGGCGCTCCTCCATCGCTTCGAGCAGCGCCGACTGCGTGCGCGGCGTCGCGCGGTTGATCTCGTCGGCCAGCAGCACCTGCGAGAACACCGGCCCCGGCTGGAACCGGAAGCTGCCGCTCGCCGCGTCCCAGATGCTTACGCCCAGCAGGTCGGCCGGCAGCAGGTCGCTGGTGAACTGCACGCGCCGGAACCCCAGCCCCAGCGTGCGCGCCAGCGCCTGTGCCAGTGTGGTCTTGCCGACCCCCGGCTGGTCCTCGATGAGCAGGTGCCCGCGCGCCAGCACGCACGCCATGCTCAGGCGCACCTGCGTAGACTTGCCCAGGATGACGCGGTCGAGTTGGGCCAGCGCCCGCCCCACGGCGGCGTGCAGGCTGGCCGGGTGCAGGTCGGCCGCAGTCGGGCCAGCGGGCGCCGGATCGGGCAGAAGGGGGACGGCGCGGCTCATCTGCGCACTCTAGGGGCACGTCCCTGACAGAACTGCCACATGCGCGGCAGGATGGAGAAACGCTCAGGAGCGCGGGCCGGCCCCCTCATCTCCGTGCGGGACGCGCCGCCGGGCCGCCCGTTTCAGGCAGGCCTGCCCGGCCAGCCACGCGCCCAGGCCGCTGCCCGCCAGGTCGAACCACCAGTCGGTGATGCCGGCTTCCCGGCCAGGCACGAAGGCCTGGTGAATCTCATCGGCGGCGCCCCACCATGCGGCGAGCATCCAGGCCAGGACGGGGAGACCGGTCGCGCGGCCCAGCGCGTAGCCCAGGGCGAGGTAGCTCAGGAAATGCGCGCCCCAGTCGAGGGGATGGTGCAGGGGCGGCCCCGGCGTGTCGGCCAAGCTGCTCAGGACCCAGATGGCCCCGGCGACCGCCAGCGCGGGGACCCACCAGCCGGGCGCGGCGCAGTGGGCCGGGGGCCGGGTCGGCAGGCGGCGGGAACTCAACCCCCGTCCGGGCCTTCGGCGTGGGGATGCTCGACGAGTTCGATCAAGGTGCCCTGGCCCCAGCGCGGGTGCAGGAAGGCGACCCGCGTGCCCGCCCGCCCGGCCGCTGCGGGTCCCAGAAAGGGCGCGCCCAGGGCGCTCAGGCGCGCGACCTCGGCGTCCAGGCTGGGCACGCGGTAGGCCGTGTGGTGCAGCCCTGGCCCCCGGCGTTCCAGGAAAGCCGCGACCGGGCTGTCCGGGCGGGTGGGGGCCAGGAGCTCGATCAGGGTCTCGCCCACCCGGAAGGCCCGCACGCGCACGCCTTGGTGCGCCACATCCTCGTCGTCGCCCTCGGCGCGCAGCCCCAGCGCGAGGTAGGGCGCCGAGCCGGTGTCGAGGTCGGGCGTGGCGATGCCCAGGTGGTCGAGAAGTTGGGGGCCGAGAAGCGCGGAGCCGGGCGAGGAGGCGGACATGTCGCCCGGCAGCCTAGAGCATCCCGGACGCCGTCTGGAGGCGGTGCAAGGTGGGTGTGCCACAATTGCAGGCGTGTCCCTGTTTGCCGTGCTCGCGGTCGTGATCGCCTATGTCATAGGAGCCGTGCCCGCCGCGGCGTGGGTGGCCCGCTCGCGCGGCGTGGACATCCGGCAGGTGGGCAGCGGCAACAGCGGGGCGACCAACGTGCTGCGCTCGCTCGGCAAGGGCCCGGCGCTGGCCGTGGCGGTCTTCGACATCCTCAAGGGCGTGCTGGCCGTCGTGATCGCCCGCGCGCTGCACCTCGACGAACCGGTGGCGGCGCTGTGCGGGGTGGCCGCCGTGGTGGGCCACAACTTTAGTCCCTTCCTGGGGTTCCGGGGGGGCAAGGGTGTGGCGACCAGTTTCGGCGTCATCGCGGTGCTTGACCCGTTGGCGGGCGCGGGCGTGGCCGTCATCGCCATCTTCTGCATGTGGCTCACGCGTTTTGTCAGTGCGGGCAGCATCATCGGGGCGCTCGCGGCGGTGGTCCTGAGCCTGTGTCTCGAGCGGCCGCTGTGGCTCTCGCTGGTCGTCGCCGTGCTGGCCGGGCTGCTCATCTGGCAGCACCGCGACAATGTGGGCCGCCTCACTGCCGGCACCGAGCGCCGTCTGGGTGACCAGCCGACCGAGAAGAAGGTCTTGAACTAACCGGCAGGCCGACCGAAAAGAGGTGGACGCCAGGAATCGGGTGTCCACCTCTTTTCACGGTCCTCTGCGGCTAGAGGTCGCGGCGGCTGAAGCGCCACATGGCCGCGCCGACGGCCAGCAGGGTCAGGGCGGCCGCCCACACGATCAGGCCGGTGGGGGTGGTCGCGCTGCCGATGAAGGGATTGGTGCCGCGCGCCGCCGCGCCGAGCTGGCGCAGGATGTCGGGTTGCAGGTGGTAGCTGGCGCCCAGCCACAGGGCGTTGGTGGGCATCAGGGCGTTGGCGAAGCGCCCCAGCGTGGCCAGGGTCGGGCTGTCGGCCACCGTGCCGATGCTGCCCAGGATGCCCCCCGTGAAGCCCACCCCATACAGCACGAACACCCCGATGCCGTTGGCGAGTGTGGTGAACAGCGTGCTGCCCAGCACCGTCAGGCCAGTGAGCAGCGTGACCGAGAGCAGGATCAGGCCCACGGCCGGCAGCGGCTCGGGGGGCAGGTAGCCGGTGATGGCGTAGATGCCCCCCAGGATGGCGGCGCTGAGCAGGGCGACGTAGCCCACGTTGACCACCGTGAAACCCAGCCAGCGCCCCAGCACCAGCCCGGCGCGGCCCACCGGACGGGCGAGGACGCTCTGCATCACGCCGTTTTCGATATCGCCGCTGACCGCCGAGACGGTCGCCAGCACCGACATCAGCGCGCCCAGAAAGAACACGAGGTACATCCCGAAGAGGGTGGCGTACATGACCCCGGCGTTGCTCAGTGAGTTCAGGCTGCGGCCGTCGAGCCCGGCGGCGGCCGCCCGGTCGTCGAGTTGCGCGTCCAGCCGGTACACCCCGTACAGGTAGAAGCCCACGAACAGCGCGCTGAGAATGAGCAGCACGCTCACCAGCCGCTTGCGGGTCGCTTCGCGCAGCGAGAGTTCGGCGATGAGCAGGGCGCTACGCACGGTGGGCCTCCTGGGGGCGCTGGGTCTCTGGCTGACGGGGCGCGTCCTCGATGAGTTCGAGGAACATGGTCTCCAGGTCGGGGCGTCGCGGCGTCAGGGCGTACAGCCGCGCGCCGCTGGCGTGGACAGCGTCGGCCACCGCCGGCACCCCGTCCTCCTTGTCCAGCCACAGCTCGATGCCCACGCGGCCGGGCAGGGCCGTGTCTATGTGCCGCACCTCGCCCAGCCGCGCCAGCCGCGCCTCCAGGCCGTCGGGTAGGCGGTCGAGACGCAGGTCCACCGGGACCACCCCGCCCATGAGTTCGCGCATGGTGCCGCCGCGCAGCACGCGCCCCTGCTTGACGAAGGCCACACGGTCGCACACCTGTTCGACTTCCGACAGCAGGTGCGAGTTCAGGAACACCGCGACCCCCTGCCCCCGCAGCGACTCGATGATCTCGCGCACCTCGACCCGCCCGATGGGGTCCAGGGCACTCGTCGGCTCGTCCAGAAAGACCAGTTTAGGCCGCGCCAGGATCGCCCCGGCCAGCCCCACGCGCTGGAGCATCCCCTTCGAGTAGCCGCTCAGAGTCTCGCGCCCGCGCCCGCCCAGGCCCACCGTCTCCAGCACCTGCGGAACGCGTGTGCGTCGCTCGGCTGCCGAGAGACCGGCGAGCCGTCCATGAAAGTTCAGAAATTCCTCGCCAGTCATCCAGGTCTGAAACCGGAACTGCTCGGGCAGGAACCCCAGGCGGGCCCGCACGTCCGGGTCGGCCGGGGAACCGCCCAGCACGCGCAACTCGCCGCCGCTGGGCAGGACCAGCCCCAGCAGCATCTTGACCGTGGTGCTCTTGCCCGCGCCGTTGGGGCCGAGAAAGCCGAAGACCTCGCCCTCGCCGACCGTCAGGTTCAGGCCGTCCACCACCGCCCGGCCCCGGTATACCTTGCGCAGTTCGCGCGTCTCGATGGCATTCACCCGGCCAGCATAGGCGGCGCGGGCACCCCTGCCGTGCACCGAAGGTTGCAGTCGCCGTCTCACCCGCCCCGGTACACAGAAACCGGAAGCCGCAGCCTCCGGTTTCAATGCCTGCCTGTGCTCAGCGCTTGAGGATGTCCTCGATCTTCTGGATGTCGCCTTCGCTCAGGCGTACGCCCGCCGCCTTGACGGTGTCCTCGATCTGCGAGACCTTGGTGGCCCCGGTGATGACGCTGCTCACGCCCTTCTGACGCAGGATCCAGGCCAGGGCGAGCTGCGCACGGGTAATGCCTAGCCCGTCGGCGATGGGCTTGAGGTCGCGCACCTTGGCGATGTTCTCGTCGGTCAGGAAGTTCTTGCCCCAGTTGTCCTTCTCGGTGAGGCGCGCGCCTTCGGGCTTGCCCTCGTCGTACTTGCCGGTCAGCAGGCCCATCGCCAGCGGGCTCCAGACGACCAGGCCCACGCCCGCGCTCTCGGTGTAGGGCAGAATTTCGCCCTCGACACGCTCGCGGCGGATCATCGAGTATTCGGGCTGCTCGGTCACCGGGGAGTGCAGCCCGTGCGCCTTGGCGAACTCAACCGCCTGGGCGATGCGGGCAGCGGGCCACATCGAGGTGCCCCAGTACAGCGCCTTGCCGTCGCGGATGATTTGGTCGAAGGCCATCACGATCTCTTCCATCGGCACGTCGGGGTCGTAGCGGTGCGCGAAGTAGATGTCGAGGTAGTCGGTGCCCAGGCGCTTAAGGCTGCCGTCGATGCTTTCGAGCACGTGCTTGCGCGACAGGCCGCGGTCGTTGACGTGGTCGCTCATCGGCCAGAAGACCTTGCTGGAGATGACCAGGGTGTGGCGGGGGAACTCGCGCAGCACAGTGCCCATGAGCTCTTCGGACTTGCCGCGCGCGTATACGTCGGCCTGGTCGAAGAAGTTGACGCCCAGGTCATATGCCCTGGTCACGATCTCGCGCACCATCTGGCCTTCGTTCACGTTGACGCCGTACGTTTCCCAGCCGCCCAGGGCGACTTCACTGACCTTCAGACCGCTTTTGCCGAGGTTCCTGTATTCCATGGCGGCTACTTTAACTCTTAAAGCGTGAGACGGCCGTCAGATTGGGCACTGATGAAGGCTGACCGGCGTCTGGGCACCCCCGGCCCCGGCTCTGCTATAGTTTGTCCCGCGAGAGCCATGCCGAGGCGTAGCGCAGGCCGGTAGCGCACTTGGTTTGGGACCAAGGGGTCGCAGGTTCGAATCCTGTCGCCTCGACCACAGTGGCTCTCCATCTATGCGGGATTGGTGTAGTGGTAGCACAGCAGCCTTCCAAGCTTCTGGCCTCGGTTCGAATCCGTGATCCCGCTCCAGAATCAAGGAGGCTCCCCAGGTGGGAGCTTTTTTGTCCGCACCCTTAGCTCAGCTGGATAGAGCAACCGCCTTCTAAGCGGTCGGTCGTAGGTTCGAGTCCTACAGGGTGCGCCACTAGCACGACAAATCCCCCGGTCTAGTACCGGGGGATCGTGTTTGTAGATGAAATGTGTAGCAATGCTTGGGGTTCAAGTGCCTGCCTATACACCACACCGAATAGAGAGAAGTTATCCACAGGAGCTTGTGGATAACTTCTCTCTATTGCTGAGATCGCTGCAGAAAAGGCCAATATCTACCCCAGAACAGAAGCGTACTTCTCAGCCCAATCCGAAGACTCGACGCAACGTACAAGTGGTCACCAATCGATACCCCTCATCATTTGCATGCAACAGATCGTCCGCAAAGTATGTCTTAGCCACATCTATTCCCTGGTCCCGAAGCGTATTAAAGAGGGAATAGCGATCAATAACACCAATACCTTTCCTAATAGCCTCATCCTTGTTGATTTGATCTATTGTCTTCGTCAAAGTGGACGATGTGAGGCCCGCAGTGCCAGCATATTGATTACTCATTAGCACAGCGTTTAAATTATGCTCGCTCAAATCTTCAAGGGCCTTTTTAATTTCATCTCGATATACGTCCGTATCCCGGCTCTGTATTGCGTCATTCATTCCCGCCTGTAGGATGACTAGATCAGGATTTACCCAATACACGTCTCTGGGAAAACGTGCAATCGTCTGCATTAAGTTTTGTCCCCCTATGCCAGCGTTAATGACCTTGAGTGTCACTCCAGGCAGTGAGGTAGAGAGGGTGTGATCTAAGCGATTGAGGAAATTGTATTGGGGTGCGGAAGCTCCCACACCTTCCATGCTGCTGCTGCCGATGCCGACGATAGTGAATGTCTTGCGTTCCTGCGCTTGTCCCAAAAATGTAGTCTTCGTTACTGGGCACGCCCTGCCGAGAGCGATTTCTTCAGGTGTATTGACATGAATTGCTGCCGCAGACGTGGCTTCGACAGAAGTCTGTTGACAACTGGTCAGTAAAAGGAGGAGACAGGGCAGTTTGGAACGCAGCATAGATTCCATTGTGGTGAGGAAAACCTCACTGTCCTCTGACTACAAGGCTACTGCCCTACTGAACGACCTCCGAAATATTCTTACAAAACTCTGACAAGAAATTCTGGCTTTTATGCGCACTCGTAGAAAAGTCTGACAAATCTTCGCGGGCAACATCTGACCTAAAAAATTAGCGTTCTAGACGTCACAAATAGTGAATATCGGTCAGTTATGACGACTGGAACTGCTAGGATGAGTAAGAATTCATGAAGGCTATTATCCCCCATCGGGTGGGTTTTCAGACCCTCCGTGTAATTTTGCTGTCTTGCACGGGATGGAGGAGACATTGGCGTATTAAGAGACATATGCTGATTCTGGTAGATATTTTTGTTAGCGCGCACACCGTAGATTGGCACTTGGCAATTATTTGTCAGGTCGATATCAAATAAATATCTCAATCTGCACAGCAGCCATGAAATGTTTATATAGAGATTTCTTGAAGTGGAGGAATTGTGATTAGATTGGCATGGATAGATTACTGGAGAATTGCAGCAACGTTTTATATAACCTTGTATCACACTGTGTTAATGTTTAAAAGTAACGGTAAAACAGTTTCGGATGTTTTAGAACTTGTATCAGGTAAAGGATATCTAGGCACATCGTTTTTTATGGTTTTAAGTGGTTTTATCATAACCTTGATTTACAAGAATAAGATAGGAAGTTTAAGAGAGAATCACCGGTTTTGGCGTTCAAGATTTGCCAGAGTTGCTCCCGGCTACATTCTACTCGTTTCAGCAGTAGTTCTGAAGAGCTATTTTATAGATAGGGACTGGAATCTTAGTTTGGGGGATATTCTAGATACTATTGGTAATATAACCCTCATAAACTCCTTTCTGCCCAACGCACAACTGTACTTACCCCAAGCCTGGACCCTTGGTGTCCTAATACTTTTCTATGCAATTTTCCCTTATATGTGTAATAAATTAGAAGTTTATCCAAAGAAAAAATTGATAAATATAGCTTTGATAACCTGGGTGGCCTATTTGATAATCCCTATATTATATCTGCTGATCACTAACGAAGGTCCAGTCGGACCATTTTATCAAGAGCCAGTTATATTTAATTACATTCACACTTTCCCTCTTCTGAGGGTTGTGGAACCCTGTCTTGGAATGCTAACAGCATTGTATCTAACAAAGTATCAAAAGTCAGAGTTTAAGTTCCATAGCTATATGTATTGGATTTCCTGTCTTGCTTTAGGTGGCTTCTTCTTTATCCCTAACGAAACTATATTTTTTCCAGTCTTGCACAATGGACTTCCTATTCCCCTGCTTCTGATAATACTTATCACTCGATATCGTGTTTCTCAGTACAGGATAGAGGCACTAGCCGGCCAGTCTGTAAAAACCTTGGCGGATGCGACGCTTGGCGTGTACCTGTCTCATATGTCACTTTTAGCTTTACTAAAGCATTTCAGTATAAATAATTTTCCTAATGACTTATCTGTTTTTTTAAGTGTCATTTTA of Deinococcus sp. Leaf326 contains these proteins:
- a CDS encoding SGNH/GDSL hydrolase family protein, which produces MLRSKLPCLLLLLTSCQQTSVEATSAAAIHVNTPEEIALGRACPVTKTTFLGQAQERKTFTIVGIGSSSMEGVGASAPQYNFLNRLDHTLSTSLPGVTLKVINAGIGGQNLMQTIARFPRDVYWVNPDLVILQAGMNDAIQSRDTDVYRDEIKKALEDLSEHNLNAVLMSNQYAGTAGLTSSTLTKTIDQINKDEAIRKGIGVIDRYSLFNTLRDQGIDVAKTYFADDLLHANDEGYRLVTTCTLRRVFGLG
- a CDS encoding AAA family ATPase; this encodes MSRAVPLLPDPAPAGPTAADLHPASLHAAVGRALAQLDRVILGKSTQVRLSMACVLARGHLLIEDQPGVGKTTLAQALARTLGLGFRRVQFTSDLLPADLLGVSIWDAASGSFRFQPGPVFSQVLLADEINRATPRTQSALLEAMEERQVSEGGVTRALPDPFFVIATQNPGAFVGTSPLPEAQLDRFLLTVTLGYPGAQAERILLETGGRSQSVRDLPAVLDPATLLAAQAEVDRVYAAGPLLDYLQLLARATREHPALGTGLSPRALLALLAVTKAWTYLEGRDAALPEDVQAVFPALAGHRLPLRGAPGAGGVEAIMADLLRDTPLP
- a CDS encoding VOC family protein encodes the protein MSASSPGSALLGPQLLDHLGIATPDLDTGSAPYLALGLRAEGDDEDVAHQGVRVRAFRVGETLIELLAPTRPDSPVAAFLERRGPGLHHTAYRVPSLDAEVARLSALGAPFLGPAAAGRAGTRVAFLHPRWGQGTLIELVEHPHAEGPDGG
- a CDS encoding VanZ family protein, which gives rise to MSSRRLPTRPPAHCAAPGWWVPALAVAGAIWVLSSLADTPGPPLHHPLDWGAHFLSYLALGYALGRATGLPVLAWMLAAWWGAADEIHQAFVPGREAGITDWWFDLAGSGLGAWLAGQACLKRAARRRVPHGDEGAGPRS
- a CDS encoding acyltransferase; amino-acid sequence: MIRLAWIDYWRIAATFYITLYHTVLMFKSNGKTVSDVLELVSGKGYLGTSFFMVLSGFIITLIYKNKIGSLRENHRFWRSRFARVAPGYILLVSAVVLKSYFIDRDWNLSLGDILDTIGNITLINSFLPNAQLYLPQAWTLGVLILFYAIFPYMCNKLEVYPKKKLINIALITWVAYLIIPILYLLITNEGPVGPFYQEPVIFNYIHTFPLLRVVEPCLGMLTALYLTKYQKSEFKFHSYMYWISCLALGGFFFIPNETIFFPVLHNGLPIPLLLIILITRYRVSQYRIEALAGQSVKTLADATLGVYLSHMSLLALLKHFSINNFPNDLSVFLSVILVVVMGLMMQSWVFRPLGDRLVKWMSRRRFDSNTAASIGD
- a CDS encoding aldo/keto reductase family protein, with product MEYRNLGKSGLKVSEVALGGWETYGVNVNEGQMVREIVTRAYDLGVNFFDQADVYARGKSEELMGTVLREFPRHTLVISSKVFWPMSDHVNDRGLSRKHVLESIDGSLKRLGTDYLDIYFAHRYDPDVPMEEIVMAFDQIIRDGKALYWGTSMWPAARIAQAVEFAKAHGLHSPVTEQPEYSMIRRERVEGEILPYTESAGVGLVVWSPLAMGLLTGKYDEGKPEGARLTEKDNWGKNFLTDENIAKVRDLKPIADGLGITRAQLALAWILRQKGVSSVITGATKVSQIEDTVKAAGVRLSEGDIQKIEDILKR
- the plsY gene encoding glycerol-3-phosphate 1-O-acyltransferase PlsY, giving the protein MSLFAVLAVVIAYVIGAVPAAAWVARSRGVDIRQVGSGNSGATNVLRSLGKGPALAVAVFDILKGVLAVVIARALHLDEPVAALCGVAAVVGHNFSPFLGFRGGKGVATSFGVIAVLDPLAGAGVAVIAIFCMWLTRFVSAGSIIGALAAVVLSLCLERPLWLSLVVAVLAGLLIWQHRDNVGRLTAGTERRLGDQPTEKKVLN
- a CDS encoding ABC transporter permease, whose product is MRSALLIAELSLREATRKRLVSVLLILSALFVGFYLYGVYRLDAQLDDRAAAAGLDGRSLNSLSNAGVMYATLFGMYLVFFLGALMSVLATVSAVSGDIENGVMQSVLARPVGRAGLVLGRWLGFTVVNVGYVALLSAAILGGIYAITGYLPPEPLPAVGLILLSVTLLTGLTVLGSTLFTTLANGIGVFVLYGVGFTGGILGSIGTVADSPTLATLGRFANALMPTNALWLGASYHLQPDILRQLGAAARGTNPFIGSATTPTGLIVWAAALTLLAVGAAMWRFSRRDL
- a CDS encoding ABC transporter ATP-binding protein, with amino-acid sequence MNAIETRELRKVYRGRAVVDGLNLTVGEGEVFGFLGPNGAGKSTTVKMLLGLVLPSGGELRVLGGSPADPDVRARLGFLPEQFRFQTWMTGEEFLNFHGRLAGLSAAERRTRVPQVLETVGLGGRGRETLSGYSKGMLQRVGLAGAILARPKLVFLDEPTSALDPIGRVEVREIIESLRGQGVAVFLNSHLLSEVEQVCDRVAFVKQGRVLRGGTMRELMGGVVPVDLRLDRLPDGLEARLARLGEVRHIDTALPGRVGIELWLDKEDGVPAVADAVHASGARLYALTPRRPDLETMFLELIEDAPRQPETQRPQEAHRA